In a genomic window of Larus michahellis chromosome 3, bLarMic1.1, whole genome shotgun sequence:
- the PROX1 gene encoding prospero homeobox protein 1 — MPDHDSTALLSRQTKRRRVDIGVKRTVGTASAFFAKARATFFSAMNPQGSEQDVEYSVVQHADGEKSNVLRKLLKRANSYEDAMMPFPGATIISQLLKNNMNKNGGTEPSFQASGLSSTGSEVHQEDVCSNSSRDSPQECLSPFGRPTMSQFDVDRLCDEHLRAKRARVENIIRGMSHSPSVALRGNENEREIAPQSVSPRESYRENKRKQKLPQQQQQSFQQLVSARKEQKREERRQLKQQLEDMQKQLRQLQEKFYQIYDSTDSENDEDGNLSEDSMRSETMDARGGDSVGRSDNEMCELDPGQFIDRARALIREQEIVENKPKREGPKEKEQGPNAFHPEGKHLAETLKQELNTAMSQVVDTVVKVFSSKPSRQLPQVFPPLQIPQARFAVNGENHNFHTANQRLQCFGDVIIPNPLDTFGSVPMPGATDQTEALPLVVRKNSSDQSASAPPAGGHHASLHQSPLSATAGFSTSSFRHPFPLPLMAYPFQSPLGAPSASFPGKDRASPESLDLTRETTSLRTKMSSHHMNHHPCSPAHPPSAAEGLSLSLIKSECGDLQDMSEISPYSGSAMQEGLSPNHLKKAKLMFFYTRYPSSNMLKTYFSDVKFNRCITSQLIKWFSNFREFYYIQMEKYARQAINDGVTSTEELSITRDCELYRALNMHYNKANDFEVPERFLEVAQITLREFFNAIIAGKDVDPSWKKAIYKVICKLDSEVPEIFKSPNCLQELLHE; from the exons ATGCCTGACCATGACAGCACAGCCCTCTTAAGCAGGCAAACCAAGAGAAGAAGAGTTGACATTGGAGTGAAAAGGACGGTAGGGACAGCATCTGCATTTTTTGCAAAGGCAAGAGCAACGTTTTTTAGTGCCATGAATCCCCAAGGTTCAGAGCAGGATGTCGAGTATTCAGTGGTGCAGCATGCAGATGGGGAAAAGTCAAATGTACTCCGCAAGCTGCTGAAGAGGGCGAACTCATATGAAGATGCCATGATGCCTTTTCCAGGAGCAACCATAATTTCCCAGCTGTTGAAAAATAACATGAACAAAAATGGTGGCACGGAGCCCAGTTTCCAAGCCAGCGGTCTCTCTAGTACAGGCTCAGAAGTACATCAGGAGGATGTATGCAGCAACTCTTCAAGAGACAGCCCCCAAGAGTGTCTTTCCCCTTTTGGCAGGCCGACTATGAGCCAGTTTGATGTGGATCGGTTATGCGACGAGCACCTGAGAGCTAAACGCGCCCGGGTTGAGAATATAATTCGGGGTATGAGCCATTCCCCTAGCGTGGCATTAAGGGGCAATGAAAACGAAAGAGAAATAGCTCCGCAGTCTGTGAGTCCCCGAGAAagttacagagaaaacaaacGCAAGCAAAAGCTGccgcaacagcagcagcagagtttcCAGCAGCTGGTTTCGGCGAGGAAAGAGCAGAAGCGAGAGGAGCGCAgacagctgaagcagcagctggaggacatgcagaagcagctgcgccagctgcaGGAGAAGTTCTACCAGATCTATGACAGCACCGACTCCGAAAATGATGAAGATGGCAACCTGTCTGAAGACAGCATGCGCTCCGAAACCATGGATGCGAGGGGCGGCGACTCCGTCGGCAGGTCGGACAACGAGATGTGTGAGCTGGACCCGGGGCAGTTCATCGACCGGGCGCGAGCCCTCATCCGGGAGCAGGAGATCGTGGAGAACAAGCCGAAAAGAGAAGGTCCCAAGGAGAAGGAGCAAGGGCCAAACGCCTTCCACCCTGAAGGCAAACATTTGGCTGAGACGCTGAAGCAGGAGCTCAACACCGCCATGTCGCAAGTTGTGGACAcggtggtcaaggttttctcgtCCAAGCCCTCCCGCCAGCTTCCTCAGGTCTTCCCGCCTCTCCAGATCCCGCAGGCGAGGTTCGCCGTCAATGGGGAGAACCACAACTTCCACACGGCCAACCAGCGCCTCCAGTGCTTCGGGGACGTCATCATTCCCAACCCCCTCGACACCTTCGGCAGCGTCCCCATGCCCGGCGCCACCGACCAAACCGAGGCGCTGCCCCTTGTCGTCCGCAAAAACTCCTCCGACCAATCCGCCTCGGCCCCGCCGGCCGGCGGCCATCACGCCTCCCTGCACCAGTCCCCGCTCTCGGCCACTGCCGGCTTCTCCACCTCCTCTTTCCGccaccccttccctctgcccctcatGGCCTACCCCTTCCAGAGCCCCCTGGGCGCCCCGTCGGCCTCCTTCCCAGGGAAAGATCGCGCCTCCCCCGAATCCCTCGACCTGACCCGGGAGACCACCAGCCTGAGGACCAAGATGTCGTCGCACCACATGAACCACCACCCCTGCTCGCCGGCCCACCCCCCCAGCGCTGCCGAGGGCCTCTCCTTGTCCCTCATAAAATCCGAGTGTGGCGACCTGCAAGACATGTCCGAAATCTCGCCCTACTCGGGAAGTGCA ATGCAGGAAGGCTTGTCACCAAATCACTTGAAAAAGGCCAAGCTCATGTTCTTTTACACCCGGTACCCAAGTTCCAATATGCTGAAAACCTACTTCTCAGACGTAAAG TTCAACAGATGCATTACCTCTCAGCTCATCAAGTGGTTTAGCAATTTCCGTGAGTTTTACTACATTCAGATGGAGAAGTATGCGCGGCAAGCCATCAACGACGGGGTCACGAGCACTGAGGAGCTGTCTATAACCAGAGACTGTGAGCTGTACAGGGCCCTGAACATGCACTACAATAAAGCAAATGATTTTGAG